A window from Lactiplantibacillus pentosus encodes these proteins:
- the nadE gene encoding ammonia-dependent NAD(+) synthetase, with protein sequence MRALQAEIIKALHVAPTIDPETEIRRSVDFLKAYLKKNTFLKSYVLGISGGQDSTLAGKLTQMAITEMRQETGDDSYQFIAVRLPYGNQADEADAMAAIDFMQADVTDRVDIQPATDAMVTALEANQLTIHDFNKGNIKARQRMIVQYGIAGEMHGAVVGTDHAAEAVTGFYTKYGDGGADVVPLWRLNKRQGKQLLAALNAPKHLYDKVPTADLEEDRPALPDEVALGVRYDDIDDYLEGRTISDAAAEKIEAWYLKTAHKRHAAITVFDDFWK encoded by the coding sequence ATGCGGGCATTACAAGCTGAAATTATCAAAGCGTTACATGTAGCACCAACGATTGATCCAGAAACCGAAATTCGGCGGAGTGTGGACTTTTTAAAAGCCTACCTCAAGAAAAACACGTTTTTGAAGAGTTACGTCCTCGGCATTTCAGGCGGGCAAGACTCGACCTTAGCTGGTAAATTAACGCAAATGGCAATCACCGAAATGCGCCAAGAGACGGGCGATGACAGTTACCAATTCATCGCCGTCCGGTTACCATACGGCAATCAAGCGGATGAAGCGGATGCGATGGCAGCGATTGATTTCATGCAAGCCGACGTGACGGATCGTGTTGATATTCAACCGGCAACGGATGCGATGGTCACGGCACTTGAAGCCAACCAACTGACGATTCACGATTTCAATAAGGGTAATATTAAAGCCCGTCAACGGATGATCGTTCAATACGGGATTGCAGGCGAGATGCACGGGGCGGTGGTCGGAACTGACCACGCTGCCGAAGCCGTGACTGGTTTTTATACTAAATACGGTGACGGGGGTGCCGACGTGGTTCCGCTATGGCGGCTCAACAAGCGTCAAGGGAAGCAATTACTGGCAGCCCTGAATGCACCTAAGCACTTGTACGACAAGGTCCCAACCGCTGACCTGGAAGAAGACCGGCCAGCATTACCTGATGAAGTCGCACTTGGCGTCCGTTATGATGACATCGACGATTACCTTGAAGGGCGGACCATCAGTGACGCGGCTGCAGAAAAGATCGAAGCCTGGTACTTGAAGACGGCTCACAAGCGGCACGCAGCCATTACGGTATTTGACGATTTCTGGAAATAA